A section of the [Chlorobium] sp. 445 genome encodes:
- a CDS encoding 4-hydroxy-tetrahydrodipicolinate synthase encodes MIRRVISGSAVALVTPFKSDGALDTEALRRLVEFHIQGGTDILIPCGTTGESPTLSDDEQYRIISQCVEFSNGKIRVMGGAGSNNTAHAVHLAKAAQKAGATGILCVAPYYNKPTQEGFFRHYAAIAEAVSVPVIIYNVPGRTGANISVETMLRLASSFPNILAVKEASGNMAQIEELLRNRPAQLSVMSGDDYLTLPMMALGGDGVISVAANQIPQVMKRLVEAMFQSNLAEAQRLHNEYLNLMNLNFLESNPIPVKYTLAQMGLIELSYRLPMVPPSPATREKLDAELKRLGLIKGELATA; translated from the coding sequence ATGATTCGTAGAGTAATTTCTGGTTCAGCTGTCGCTCTGGTTACGCCTTTCAAAAGCGATGGCGCGCTCGACACTGAAGCGCTTCGGCGTTTGGTCGAGTTTCACATTCAAGGCGGCACCGACATTTTGATTCCTTGTGGCACAACAGGAGAATCACCCACGCTGTCTGACGATGAGCAGTATCGGATTATTTCACAGTGCGTCGAATTTAGCAACGGCAAGATTCGCGTCATGGGTGGTGCTGGCAGCAATAACACAGCACATGCGGTTCATCTTGCTAAAGCTGCGCAAAAAGCAGGCGCAACAGGTATTCTCTGCGTTGCGCCATACTACAATAAACCTACACAAGAAGGGTTTTTCCGACATTATGCCGCCATTGCTGAAGCCGTCTCTGTGCCTGTTATCATCTACAATGTGCCCGGTCGCACTGGTGCTAACATCTCCGTTGAGACAATGCTGCGCTTGGCTTCAAGTTTCCCCAACATTCTTGCCGTTAAAGAAGCCTCTGGCAACATGGCACAAATAGAGGAACTGCTGCGCAACCGTCCAGCGCAACTTTCTGTGATGAGCGGCGATGACTACCTCACCTTGCCTATGATGGCTCTCGGCGGCGATGGTGTTATTTCTGTTGCCGCTAATCAAATTCCGCAAGTCATGAAACGCCTTGTTGAAGCCATGTTCCAAAGTAACTTAGCTGAAGCACAACGTCTGCACAACGAATACTTGAACTTGATGAACCTTAACTTTCTTGAATCCAATCCCATTCCTGTCAAATACACGCTGGCACAAATGGGTCTGATTGAACTTAGTTACCGCTTGCCCATGGTGCCGCCCTCGCCTGCTACACGTGAAAAACTTGATGCGGAACTCAAACGCTTAGGACTCATCAAAGGTGAACTTGCAACAGCCTAA
- a CDS encoding acyl-CoA thioesterase → MPEREARPMSYSRVEMTQIVTPVDTNYLGNLAGGRLMHWMDLAAAIAAGRHSQAICVTASVDTMEFRQGIELGEVVIIKANVNRAFHTSMEVGVKVYAENIIKGHIRECTKAYFTFVAIDKDGKPIPVPEVIPEDETDRRRYEKAALRRQIRLLNRG, encoded by the coding sequence ATGCCTGAAAGAGAAGCACGACCCATGTCATACTCGCGTGTCGAGATGACACAAATTGTAACACCAGTTGATACCAACTATCTTGGCAATTTAGCAGGTGGCAGGTTGATGCACTGGATGGATTTAGCAGCAGCAATTGCCGCAGGTCGACACTCACAAGCAATTTGCGTAACAGCATCTGTCGATACAATGGAGTTTCGTCAAGGCATTGAGTTAGGAGAAGTTGTCATCATCAAAGCTAATGTCAATCGCGCTTTTCATACCTCAATGGAAGTGGGTGTGAAAGTCTATGCTGAGAATATCATCAAGGGGCACATCCGCGAGTGCACCAAAGCCTACTTCACGTTTGTAGCTATTGATAAAGATGGTAAGCCCATACCTGTGCCCGAAGTTATCCCAGAAGATGAGACCGACAGACGCCGTTACGAAAAAGCCGCATTGCGTCGACAAATTCGCTTGCTCAACAGAGGCTAA